From the Brassica napus cultivar Da-Ae chromosome A8, Da-Ae, whole genome shotgun sequence genome, one window contains:
- the LOC111199723 gene encoding COX assembly mitochondrial protein 2 homolog: protein MHPPLTPHRHPLCLEIIEEFQKCHLEHPIGKFFGECTELKVKLDRCFRQEKAVKRKVNFERSKKLQERLKTIRKEETAET, encoded by the exons ATGCATCCTCCACTTACCCCACATAGACATCCTCTGTGTCTTGAG ATAATTGAGGAGTTCCAAAAGTGTCATTTAGAGCATCCCATTGGTAAATTCTTCGGGGAGTGTACAGAGCTGAAAGTAAAACTTGATCGGTGTTTCCGCCAAGAG AAAGCTGTGAAGCGGAAGGTAAATTTCGAACGAAGCAAGAAGCTTCAAGAAAGGCTCAAAACTATAAGGAAAGAAGAAACTGCGGAGACTTGA
- the LOC125577355 gene encoding uncharacterized protein LOC125577355, protein MEIGGAIPVQETGSGFQKPVKPDGFVTIDVESFSPDLHTDFFSSSPLHRSVSRKGSPRNNNERKLHGDSNSNDKETSFPQFPLRGSSAPEKPSTVGPIDHAGTVTTANTAVPSSPLHQITITTSAATAGNMISDQNKGRRFGFARKSSFKRSHTSWMLDPKKIVLFCATLSSMGSILLIIFTLSISKSNPGDMPLD, encoded by the exons ATGGAAATCGGTGGAGCAATTCCGGTTCAGGAAACTGGATCCGGATTTCAAAAACCCGTCAAACCAGATGGGTTTGTGACGATCGATGTTGAGAGTTTCTCTCCTGATCTGCACACAGACTTCTTTTCTTCTAGTccc ctGCATAGAAGTGTTTCAAGGAAAGGGTCTCCAAGAAACAACAACGAAAGGAAACTTCATGGTGACTCAAATAGTAATGATAAAGAGACCTCGTTTCCTCAGTTTCCACTTAGAG GGTCAAGCGCGCCGGAAAAGCCGAGCACTGTTGGGCCCATTGATCATGCAGGCACGGTTACAACTGCAAACACCGCTGTTCCATCCTCGCCGCTTCATCAGATAACCATTACTACATCTGCCGCCACCGCCGGAAATATGATCTCCGATCAAAATAAAGGAAGACGATTTGGTTTTGCAAGAAAGTCGAGTTTTAAACGCTCTCACACTTCTTGGATGCTTGATCCCAAGAAAATCGTCCTCTTCTGTGCAACTTT GTCAAGCATGGGATCAATATTGCTAATCATATTTACTCTCTCGATCAGCAAGTCTAATCCAGGAGATATGCCTCTAGACTAA
- the LOC111213455 gene encoding gibberellin 2-beta-dioxygenase 8, translating to MDPPFNETYKTLLYKQIKNTENSVPQTPFSFHVTAVVEEVELPLIDVSRLINGAEKEREKCKQDIASASREWGFFQVINHGISMDVLEKMRQEQIRVFREPFDKKSKSEKFSTGSYRWGTPSATCVRQLSWSEAFHVPMTDISDNKYFTTLSSTMEKFASESEALAYSLAEVLAEKSGRKSSFFKKTCVRNTCYLRMNRYPPCPNPSEVYGLMPHTDSDFLTILYQDQVGGLQLIKDDRWIAVKPNPRALIINIGDLFQAWSNGMYKSVEHRVMTNPTVERFSTAYFLCPSYDAVIECSGDCPAYRNFSFGEFRQQVQEDVKKLGYKVGLPRFINDIY from the exons ATGGATCCACCATTCAACGAAACATACAAAACCCTTTTGTATAAACAGATCAAAAACACAGAAAACAGTGTCCCGCAAACACCTTTTAGCTTCCATGTCACTGCTGTCGTTGAAGAGGTGGAGCTCCCATTGATTGACGTTAGCCGTCTGATCAATGGAGCCGAGAAGGAGAGGGAGAAGTGTAAGCAAGACATTGCTAGCGCTTCTAGGGAGTGGGGATTTTTCCAAGTGATCAACCATGGAATATCAATGGATGTGTTGGAGAAGATGAGACAAGagcaaattagggtttttagagAACCATTTGACAAGAAAAGCAAGTCGGAGAAGTTTTCCACCGGGAGTTACCGGTGGGGAACGCCGTCAGCCACTTGTGTACGGCAGCTTTCTTGGTCAGAGGCATTTCATGTTCCCATGACAGATATTTCTGACAACAAGTACTTTACTACGCTCAG CTCAACAATGGAAAAATTTGCTTCAGAATCCGAGGCTCTGGCATATTCATTAGCAGAGGTCCTCGCAGAGAAATCAGGACGGAAATCAAGTTTCTTCAAAAAAACCTGTGTGAGAAACACATGTTATCTAAGGATGAACCGTTATCCACCATGTCCGAACCCATCGGAGGTGTATGGTTTGATGCCACACACGGACAGTGATTTCCTCACAATCTTGTATCAAGACCAAGTCGGAGGACTCCAACTCATCAAAGACGATAGATGGATCGCCGTTAAACCTAACCCTCGTGCTCTCATTATCAATATTGGTGACTTATTTCAG GCATGGAGTAATGGCATGTACAAAAGTGTGGAACATCGTGTGATGACGAATCCAACGGTTGAGAGATTCTCAACGGCGTATTTTCTATGTCCATCATACGACGCCGTTATAGAGTGTTCAGGTGATTGTCCTGCTTATAGAAATTTCAGCTTCGGAGAATTCAGACAGCAAGTTCAAGAAGATGTTAAGAAGCTTGGTTATAAAGTTGGCCTCCCTAGGTTCATTAATGATATCTACTAA
- the LOC111199722 gene encoding ADP-ribosylation factor GTPase-activating protein AGD12 isoform X1 — translation MRVSFVLYRTLFDGCYLSRRAMSHSAASSGKRRIRDLLTESDNRVCADCGAPDPKWASANIGVFICLKCCGVHRSLGTHVSKVLSVTLDEWSDEEVDSMIEIGGNASANSIYEAFIPDGSSKPGPDASHDHRMRFIRSKYEFQEFLKPSLRITSGKTSSTKSSSYRSSSLSSNIIDSFRTTSSSQKPQLEGMVEFIGSLKVTLKKGTNLAIRDMMTSDPYVVLTLGQQTAQSTVMKSNLNPVWNEELMLSVPHDYGSVKLQMFDYDTFSADDIMGEAEIDIQPLITSAMAFGDPEMFGDMQIGKWLKSNDNALIEDSIINIADGKVKQEVQIKLQNVESGELELELEWLPLDQ, via the exons ATGCGTGTTTCATTTGTTCTGTATAGGACTCTGTTTGATGGTTGCTATCTTTCAAGAAGAGCAATGAGTCATTCTGCAGCAAGCTCAG GtaaaaggagaataagagatctCTTAACTGAATCTGATAACCGAGTCTGCGCTGATTGTGGCGCTCCAGATCCTAAGTGGGC GTCAGCAAACATCGGAGTGTTCATATGCTTAAAATGTTGCGGTGTGCACAGAAGCCTTGGCACTCATGTTTCAAAG GTCTTATCTGTGACATTGGACGAATGGTCAGACGAGGAAGTCGATTCAATGATTGAAATTGGAGGAAACGCCTCTGCTAATTCAATCTACGAGGCGTTCATACCTGATGGTTCCTCTAAGCCTGGACCTGATGCTAGTCATGACCACCGTATGAGGTTTATCAG GTCAAAATATGAGTTCCAAGAGTTTCTGAAACCAAGCTTGCGTATCACATCAGGGAAGACCTCTAGTACAAAGAGCTCATCATATCGTTCATCAAGTCTTTCTTCAAATATCATCGATAGCTTTCGCACAACTTCATCATCCCAAAAGCCG CAACTTGAAGGCATGGTTGAGTTTATTGGATCGTTGAAGGTGACTCTTAAAAAGGGTACCAACTTAGCCATCCGAGACATGATGACAAGCGATCCTTATGTTGTGTTGACTCTAGGACAACAG ACTGCACAATCAACTGTAATGAAAAGCAACTTAAACCCGGTTTGGAATGAGGAACTCATGCTCTCTGTTCCTCATGACTATGGCTCAGTGAAGCTG CAAATGTTTGATTATGATACATTTTCTGCTGATGACATAATGGGAGAAGCTGAGATTGATATCCAACCACTGATCACATCTGCCATGGCTTTTGGAGACCCTGAGATGTTTGGAGATATGCAGATTGGGAAATGGCTGAAATCGAACGACAATGCCCTTATAGAGGATAGCATCATCAACATTGCAGATGGGAAAGTGAAGCAAGAGGTTCAGATTAAGCTTCAGAACGTTGAATCTGGTGAGTTAGAACTAGAACTGGAGTGGCTGCCTCTTGACCAATGA
- the LOC111199722 gene encoding ADP-ribosylation factor GTPase-activating protein AGD12 isoform X2, with protein sequence MSHSAASSGKRRIRDLLTESDNRVCADCGAPDPKWASANIGVFICLKCCGVHRSLGTHVSKVLSVTLDEWSDEEVDSMIEIGGNASANSIYEAFIPDGSSKPGPDASHDHRMRFIRSKYEFQEFLKPSLRITSGKTSSTKSSSYRSSSLSSNIIDSFRTTSSSQKPQLEGMVEFIGSLKVTLKKGTNLAIRDMMTSDPYVVLTLGQQTAQSTVMKSNLNPVWNEELMLSVPHDYGSVKLQMFDYDTFSADDIMGEAEIDIQPLITSAMAFGDPEMFGDMQIGKWLKSNDNALIEDSIINIADGKVKQEVQIKLQNVESGELELELEWLPLDQ encoded by the exons ATGAGTCATTCTGCAGCAAGCTCAG GtaaaaggagaataagagatctCTTAACTGAATCTGATAACCGAGTCTGCGCTGATTGTGGCGCTCCAGATCCTAAGTGGGC GTCAGCAAACATCGGAGTGTTCATATGCTTAAAATGTTGCGGTGTGCACAGAAGCCTTGGCACTCATGTTTCAAAG GTCTTATCTGTGACATTGGACGAATGGTCAGACGAGGAAGTCGATTCAATGATTGAAATTGGAGGAAACGCCTCTGCTAATTCAATCTACGAGGCGTTCATACCTGATGGTTCCTCTAAGCCTGGACCTGATGCTAGTCATGACCACCGTATGAGGTTTATCAG GTCAAAATATGAGTTCCAAGAGTTTCTGAAACCAAGCTTGCGTATCACATCAGGGAAGACCTCTAGTACAAAGAGCTCATCATATCGTTCATCAAGTCTTTCTTCAAATATCATCGATAGCTTTCGCACAACTTCATCATCCCAAAAGCCG CAACTTGAAGGCATGGTTGAGTTTATTGGATCGTTGAAGGTGACTCTTAAAAAGGGTACCAACTTAGCCATCCGAGACATGATGACAAGCGATCCTTATGTTGTGTTGACTCTAGGACAACAG ACTGCACAATCAACTGTAATGAAAAGCAACTTAAACCCGGTTTGGAATGAGGAACTCATGCTCTCTGTTCCTCATGACTATGGCTCAGTGAAGCTG CAAATGTTTGATTATGATACATTTTCTGCTGATGACATAATGGGAGAAGCTGAGATTGATATCCAACCACTGATCACATCTGCCATGGCTTTTGGAGACCCTGAGATGTTTGGAGATATGCAGATTGGGAAATGGCTGAAATCGAACGACAATGCCCTTATAGAGGATAGCATCATCAACATTGCAGATGGGAAAGTGAAGCAAGAGGTTCAGATTAAGCTTCAGAACGTTGAATCTGGTGAGTTAGAACTAGAACTGGAGTGGCTGCCTCTTGACCAATGA